The following proteins come from a genomic window of Companilactobacillus pabuli:
- a CDS encoding GTP-binding protein: protein MKQIVTGIVAHVDAGKTTLSEALLYQTGALRKLGRVDKGSAFLDPDALEKKRGITIFSHQANLQYQDLKLTLLDTPGHVDFASQTEQVLSVLDYAILVVSATDGVQGYTRTLWRLLDHYQVPTFIFVNKMDALGTDQQQILNDLQNNLASGCIDFESDNFNEDVAMTDDNVLEQFLDSGELIDTTVQKLIRQRKVFPCFFGSALKMEGIEEFLQGVRRFSIESNYPEEFGAKVFKISHDGNERLTWVKVTGGMLENKAVLYNEQKANQLRVYDGSKFDLTQSLIAGEVCAITGLSDTYPGLGLGKQINSEKPTIQPVLNFALDPKDNDIHQCLEALRQLEDEDPQLHVQWSSHLQEIRIQVMGQVQLEIIQQLLLDRFNLDVGFGEGSILYKETITQPVEAVGHFEPLRHYSEVHLLLEPGPIGSGLKFASNCSLDVLASNWQHQVLSNLQSKEHLGVLIGAPITDMKITLIGGKASNVHSVGGDFKEATWRAVRQGLMELRDTGSQLLEPWYQFRLEVPQDQVGRAMNDIQQMNGTFENPEMVDESDLTIISGTAPVATMQGYSQTVNSYTHGLGNLECVVLGYQACHNAEEVIENRDYDPVSDLENTPDSVFCAHGAGYPVSWDEVPQMAHVPYLYPIKK, encoded by the coding sequence ATGAAGCAAATAGTAACAGGAATCGTAGCGCACGTTGATGCAGGTAAGACGACTTTGTCAGAAGCCTTATTGTATCAAACGGGTGCACTTAGAAAATTAGGAAGAGTCGATAAGGGGAGCGCCTTTTTAGACCCAGATGCTTTAGAGAAAAAGCGCGGAATCACGATTTTTTCTCATCAAGCTAATTTACAATATCAAGATTTGAAATTGACACTCTTGGACACTCCAGGACACGTCGATTTTGCCTCCCAGACAGAACAAGTCTTGAGTGTTTTGGACTATGCGATTTTGGTGGTTTCAGCGACTGATGGCGTGCAAGGATATACGAGGACCTTGTGGCGACTATTAGATCATTATCAAGTACCAACTTTTATTTTTGTGAATAAAATGGATGCATTAGGAACTGACCAACAACAAATTTTGAATGATTTACAAAATAATTTGGCTAGTGGCTGTATTGATTTTGAATCTGACAATTTCAATGAAGATGTAGCAATGACTGACGATAATGTTTTAGAACAATTTTTAGATAGTGGAGAATTGATAGATACAACGGTTCAAAAATTGATTCGCCAACGTAAAGTCTTTCCTTGTTTCTTTGGTTCAGCTTTGAAAATGGAAGGTATTGAAGAATTTTTACAAGGAGTTCGGCGTTTTTCAATAGAAAGCAATTATCCAGAAGAATTTGGTGCTAAGGTTTTTAAAATTTCTCATGATGGTAACGAGCGTTTGACTTGGGTCAAAGTTACTGGTGGAATGCTTGAAAATAAAGCTGTTTTATATAATGAACAAAAAGCTAACCAACTAAGAGTTTATGATGGCTCAAAATTTGATTTAACTCAGAGTTTAATCGCAGGAGAAGTTTGTGCAATTACGGGATTGTCCGATACTTATCCGGGATTAGGTTTAGGAAAACAAATTAACAGTGAAAAACCGACGATTCAACCAGTTTTAAATTTTGCTTTGGATCCCAAAGACAACGATATTCACCAATGCTTGGAAGCACTGCGTCAATTGGAAGATGAAGATCCACAATTGCATGTTCAATGGTCGAGTCACTTACAAGAAATTCGAATCCAAGTTATGGGACAAGTACAATTAGAAATTATTCAGCAGTTATTGTTAGATCGATTCAATTTAGATGTTGGTTTTGGTGAGGGAAGTATCTTATACAAAGAAACTATTACGCAACCAGTTGAAGCCGTGGGACATTTTGAACCTTTGCGTCATTATTCCGAAGTTCATCTATTATTAGAACCGGGACCAATCGGTAGTGGTTTAAAATTTGCATCGAATTGTAGTTTGGATGTTTTGGCCAGCAACTGGCAACATCAAGTTTTGAGTAATCTGCAGTCGAAGGAACATTTAGGTGTACTGATTGGGGCACCTATTACTGATATGAAAATCACTTTGATTGGTGGGAAAGCTAGTAATGTTCATTCAGTTGGTGGAGATTTCAAAGAGGCAACTTGGCGAGCAGTCAGACAAGGCTTAATGGAGTTAAGAGATACTGGCAGTCAATTGTTGGAACCATGGTATCAATTCCGTTTGGAAGTACCACAAGATCAAGTTGGTCGGGCTATGAATGATATTCAACAGATGAATGGAACTTTTGAAAATCCAGAAATGGTTGATGAATCAGATTTAACGATAATTTCAGGGACAGCACCGGTAGCAACAATGCAAGGCTATTCGCAAACCGTTAACTCATACACTCATGGTTTAGGGAATTTGGAATGTGTTGTACTTGGTTATCAGGCTTGTCACAATGCAGAAGAAGTCATTGAGAATCGAGATTATGATCCGGTGTCAGACTTGGAAAATACTCCTGATTCAGTATTCTGTGCTCATGGAGCCGGCTATCCAGTTTCTTGGGATGAAGTCCCACAAATGGCTCATGTGCCTTATTTATATCCAATAAAAAAATGA
- a CDS encoding TraX family protein, whose protein sequence is MQQFTPSISHKAMNRETFKIILMGLMVLDHIEYFISPYLADFFHIITRVVAVGFAYLVVEGMHYTHSRKNYLTRLIGWSIFMALGNCLLNIFVLRQPNQMSILGDNIFATLALGLIVIWLWDNQVQDLKAKKKLQILSVVLLIFSIVPIFEGSMVVVPFMFITQLTHQNIKKRNLFYIGLMVFLALIELPMALTVPINNSLMLFDSIAMNASDIFFILIIPFLHFYNGKIGPHSRQLKYLFYIFYPAHLWLIHLIMNAL, encoded by the coding sequence ATGCAACAATTCACACCGAGTATTTCTCATAAGGCGATGAATCGCGAAACTTTTAAAATCATCTTAATGGGGTTGATGGTTTTAGATCATATCGAATATTTTATTTCCCCATATTTAGCAGATTTCTTTCATATTATTACTAGAGTTGTGGCTGTGGGATTTGCGTATTTAGTAGTAGAGGGAATGCATTACACTCACAGTCGTAAAAATTATCTAACACGTTTGATTGGTTGGAGTATTTTTATGGCGTTGGGGAATTGTTTATTAAATATATTTGTTTTACGACAACCAAATCAAATGTCCATCTTAGGGGATAATATTTTTGCCACCTTAGCTTTAGGATTAATAGTAATTTGGCTTTGGGATAATCAAGTTCAAGACTTAAAAGCTAAGAAAAAATTACAGATTCTGTCAGTAGTTTTATTGATTTTTAGCATCGTACCGATTTTTGAAGGTAGCATGGTGGTAGTGCCATTTATGTTTATTACGCAATTAACGCATCAAAATATTAAAAAGAGAAATTTATTTTACATAGGTTTAATGGTATTTCTAGCATTAATTGAATTGCCAATGGCTTTAACTGTTCCAATTAACAATTCTTTGATGCTATTTGACAGTATTGCTATGAATGCCAGCGATATTTTCTTTATTTTAATAATTCCATTTTTACATTTCTACAATGGTAAAATCGGACCACACAGTCGACAATTGAAGTACTTATTTTATATTTTTTATCCCGCTCATCTATGGTTAATTCATCTAATTATGAACGCGCTATGA
- a CDS encoding potassium channel family protein, with product MQKFNRFLHSDSYYVVIVLAGLLSLVILVLSFIPGFDISKSPYIEIDFTTLLIFGFDYFGRLALAKNKMRFFRHNIVDLLAIMPFFTIFNIFRFFRVFHIIRFSKIFTLVRLIGTAGKMQKNAKKFLRINGFIYLLIICGIVLVTSAITYSLAEKASLSNSFWWAIVTASTVGYGDVAPQTLAGRLAAVSLMIIGIGFIGTLTSTITSYFTSEHNHENDDKLEQILSKLDKIETENQKMRQEIKQLKQRQNDKKLK from the coding sequence ATGCAAAAATTCAATCGATTCTTACATTCAGATAGTTACTACGTCGTTATTGTTTTAGCAGGATTATTATCATTGGTAATTTTAGTTTTGAGTTTTATTCCCGGTTTTGATATTTCCAAATCACCATATATCGAAATCGATTTTACAACGTTACTAATTTTTGGTTTTGATTATTTTGGAAGATTGGCTTTAGCAAAAAATAAAATGCGTTTTTTCAGACACAATATCGTTGATCTCTTAGCGATCATGCCTTTCTTTACAATTTTTAATATTTTTCGATTCTTCCGAGTTTTTCATATTATCCGTTTTTCCAAAATATTCACCCTCGTTCGCTTGATTGGAACTGCCGGCAAGATGCAAAAGAACGCTAAAAAGTTTTTAAGAATCAATGGTTTCATTTATTTATTGATTATTTGTGGAATCGTCTTAGTGACGTCTGCTATCACTTATTCACTAGCCGAAAAAGCTTCTTTAAGCAACTCTTTCTGGTGGGCTATCGTGACGGCATCTACTGTTGGTTACGGTGATGTTGCGCCACAAACTTTGGCAGGAAGACTGGCAGCTGTCTCTCTGATGATCATCGGTATCGGCTTCATTGGAACTTTGACTAGTACCATCACCAGTTACTTTACTAGCGAACACAACCATGAAAATGATGATAAGCTAGAACAAATTTTATCTAAGCTAGATAAAATAGAAACCGAAAATCAAAAAATGCGTCAGGAAATCAAGCAATTAAAGCAGCGACAAAACGATAAAAAGCTTAAATAA
- a CDS encoding Ltp family lipoprotein → MRSQRNMRKKKPFFKKWWFWLLIVIVIFIIVPKGNSSSTSSSSSMKTEQVKKKQTPKEYENALIKAKNYSNIMHMSKDSIYKQLTSDSGEGFSEKAANYAMNNLKANYKKNALAKAKSYSQDQHMSKQGILDQLTSDSGEKFTEEEAQYAVDNLKANYNKNALAKAKVYYNDQHMSKDSVKEQLTSTYGEKFTEEEAQYALNHLE, encoded by the coding sequence ATGCGAAGTCAAAGGAACATGCGAAAAAAGAAACCATTTTTTAAAAAATGGTGGTTTTGGTTATTAATAGTTATTGTAATTTTTATTATTGTTCCGAAGGGAAACAGCTCTTCAACAAGTTCTAGTAGTTCTATGAAAACAGAACAAGTTAAGAAAAAGCAAACTCCAAAAGAGTACGAAAATGCCCTAATAAAGGCAAAAAATTATTCAAATATTATGCATATGTCTAAAGATTCTATTTATAAACAATTAACGTCAGATTCAGGAGAAGGTTTTAGTGAAAAAGCGGCTAACTATGCAATGAATAATTTAAAAGCAAACTATAAGAAAAATGCCCTTGCTAAGGCAAAATCATATTCACAAGATCAACACATGTCAAAACAAGGTATCCTAGATCAATTAACCTCGGATTCTGGAGAAAAGTTTACTGAAGAGGAAGCTCAATATGCCGTTGACAATCTGAAAGCAAACTATAATAAAAACGCCTTAGCTAAGGCAAAGGTATATTATAACGACCAACATATGTCCAAGGATTCGGTCAAAGAACAATTAACGTCAACTTACGGTGAAAAATTTACTGAAGAAGAAGCCCAATATGCTTTAAATCACTTAGAATAA
- a CDS encoding adenine phosphoribosyltransferase encodes MDIDFKKYVANVQDFPEPGVLFRDISPLMADGKAYAAATDKIVEYAKSRGAEMIAGPEARGFIVGCPVAYKMGIGFAPARKKGKLPRETVSVSYDLEYGQASLYMQKDAIKPGQKVLVVDDLMATGGTLAATIKLIEKLGGIVVGTAFLIELTDLHGRDKIKGYDMYTLMQY; translated from the coding sequence ATGGATATTGATTTTAAGAAATACGTAGCTAATGTTCAAGATTTTCCAGAACCTGGTGTACTATTTCGAGATATTTCACCATTAATGGCTGATGGCAAGGCATATGCTGCCGCAACCGATAAGATTGTGGAATATGCAAAGAGCCGTGGAGCCGAAATGATTGCTGGACCAGAAGCCCGTGGATTTATCGTGGGTTGTCCAGTAGCTTACAAGATGGGCATCGGTTTTGCTCCTGCTCGTAAAAAAGGTAAGTTGCCTAGAGAAACAGTTTCTGTTTCTTATGATTTGGAGTATGGTCAAGCATCACTTTATATGCAAAAAGATGCTATCAAGCCAGGTCAAAAAGTCTTAGTAGTAGATGATTTGATGGCAACTGGTGGTACTTTAGCCGCTACGATCAAGTTGATTGAAAAATTAGGTGGTATCGTAGTTGGAACGGCCTTCTTAATTGAATTAACTGATTTGCACGGTCGTGATAAAATTAAAGGGTATGACATGTATACTCTTATGCAATACTAA
- the recJ gene encoding single-stranded-DNA-specific exonuclease RecJ, whose translation MTLINWEKRKNPTKQEIDKFAQSKKVTPVVAELLLERDIVEDSDIEAFLHSDVTELQDPFGLHDMDKALELIDEAVESEKKIAIYGDYDADGVTSTSIMKLTLQKLGNKPIFYVPDRFKDGYGPNLERYKELADQGIDLLITVDNGVSGKDEIKYLKDRGVKVIVTDHHDLPKELPEADAIVHPSIPGAEYVCPYLSGAGVAFKIADALLGDEALQLIDLAAIGTVADAVALKGENRVIVTEGLKQMKNNNHVGLSALLDKCKVRLSNVTEEDIGFRIAPRINALGRLENASSGVELLTTGDESFAKEIVDETEDINARRQDLVASAFADAQNQIQAQKDNGVIVLKGNGWHQGILGIVASRTMDQENKPVLATQFDDNSGVMKGSGRSPEGFNLFTALDKHRDLFTAFGGHAQACGFSIEEDKLDELTKLLQDEPSQQGFDPKAPVVKNYDLQLNIADLSMDLIKQVQQLAPFGMGNPKPIIKLGNVSLSQMRSIGKDASHLKTQITDEQHRIDAIGFGMFEKAASLTTNLCDVYGELGINEWRGKKNLQLMIDDFQVSPQAQVLADLKNVYLDYRNKGLSTKILEHFDAVVFFNEAYLEAAKRFNVKTDLIMYNENCDGKNVLIYDRPHNLELFQKFIKNNKTQHTALFFHTDLTSRYLKPDMIKMKALLKYLYSHQNITMEGMDLVAKYLNMQKNDVDFYLKVFFELNFVKIVNGFVEKANASQQRELIESPTYLKRLQRNDVEKILIESSFDDLLSWMSDYDCHC comes from the coding sequence TTGACATTAATTAATTGGGAAAAGCGAAAGAATCCCACAAAACAAGAGATAGATAAATTTGCACAAAGTAAAAAGGTTACACCAGTAGTAGCAGAATTATTGCTGGAAAGAGATATCGTTGAAGATAGTGATATTGAAGCTTTTTTGCACAGTGATGTGACTGAATTACAAGATCCTTTTGGACTTCATGACATGGATAAAGCTTTGGAGTTGATTGATGAAGCCGTCGAATCAGAAAAAAAGATTGCCATCTATGGTGATTACGATGCTGACGGTGTTACTAGTACTTCAATCATGAAATTGACTTTACAAAAACTCGGCAATAAGCCGATTTTTTATGTTCCTGATCGTTTTAAAGACGGTTATGGACCTAATTTGGAACGCTATAAAGAATTAGCCGATCAAGGAATAGATTTGTTGATCACGGTTGATAATGGTGTCAGTGGCAAAGATGAAATCAAATATCTTAAGGACCGTGGCGTTAAAGTAATTGTTACTGATCACCATGATTTGCCGAAAGAATTGCCTGAAGCTGATGCCATCGTTCATCCTAGCATTCCCGGTGCTGAATATGTTTGTCCTTACTTATCTGGAGCTGGGGTGGCTTTTAAGATTGCTGATGCTTTATTAGGCGATGAAGCCTTGCAATTGATTGATTTAGCTGCTATTGGAACCGTCGCTGATGCGGTAGCTTTAAAGGGTGAAAACCGAGTCATCGTTACCGAAGGTCTCAAGCAAATGAAAAATAACAATCACGTTGGTTTGAGTGCTTTATTAGATAAGTGCAAAGTTAGATTGTCCAATGTAACTGAAGAAGATATTGGTTTTCGAATTGCACCTAGGATCAATGCTCTTGGTCGCTTAGAAAATGCCTCTTCTGGAGTTGAATTGCTGACGACGGGTGATGAATCTTTTGCTAAAGAAATCGTTGATGAGACAGAAGATATCAATGCTAGAAGACAAGATTTAGTTGCCAGTGCTTTTGCCGATGCTCAAAATCAAATCCAAGCTCAAAAAGATAATGGTGTAATTGTCTTAAAAGGTAATGGTTGGCACCAAGGTATTTTGGGAATCGTTGCTAGTAGAACGATGGATCAAGAAAATAAACCTGTCCTAGCTACGCAATTTGACGATAATAGCGGTGTCATGAAAGGCTCTGGTCGCTCTCCAGAAGGCTTCAACTTGTTCACTGCGTTAGATAAGCATCGTGACTTATTTACAGCTTTTGGTGGACATGCGCAAGCTTGCGGTTTTTCAATTGAAGAAGATAAGTTAGATGAATTAACGAAATTATTGCAAGATGAACCTTCACAACAGGGTTTTGACCCTAAGGCACCGGTTGTTAAAAATTATGATTTGCAATTAAATATTGCAGATTTGAGTATGGATTTAATCAAGCAAGTTCAACAATTAGCACCTTTTGGAATGGGTAATCCCAAACCTATCATTAAATTAGGCAATGTTTCATTGTCACAGATGCGTTCGATCGGTAAAGATGCCAGTCATTTGAAAACACAAATTACGGATGAACAGCACAGAATCGATGCAATAGGCTTTGGGATGTTTGAAAAAGCCGCTAGTTTAACGACTAATTTATGCGATGTTTATGGAGAATTAGGAATTAATGAGTGGCGTGGCAAAAAGAATCTTCAGTTGATGATCGATGATTTTCAAGTTTCACCACAAGCGCAAGTCCTCGCAGATTTAAAAAATGTTTATTTAGATTATCGAAATAAGGGCTTGTCGACCAAAATCTTAGAACATTTCGATGCAGTAGTCTTCTTTAATGAAGCATATTTAGAAGCAGCCAAGCGTTTCAATGTGAAAACTGATTTAATTATGTATAATGAAAACTGTGATGGTAAGAATGTTTTGATTTATGATCGACCTCACAATTTAGAATTATTCCAAAAATTTATCAAAAATAATAAGACTCAACATACAGCTTTATTTTTCCATACTGATTTGACAAGTAGATACTTGAAGCCTGATATGATAAAGATGAAAGCGCTTTTGAAATATCTTTACTCCCATCAAAATATTACGATGGAGGGGATGGATTTAGTTGCCAAATACTTGAATATGCAAAAAAATGACGTAGATTTTTATTTAAAAGTGTTTTTTGAGTTAAATTTTGTTAAAATAGTAAATGGTTTTGTTGAAAAAGCAAATGCTTCACAACAACGTGAATTAATCGAATCTCCGACTTACTTGAAGAGATTACAGCGTAATGACGTTGAAAAAATATTAATTGAATCTAGTTTTGACGATTTGTTATCATGGATGAGTGATTACGATTGTCACTGTTAG
- a CDS encoding class A sortase, whose product MKKFFSIFGTILLLLVAVALIFNQPIKEYAVKRISDHNLTTLTAKKAASNAKKKGEFDFNKVKPISATQVAKASVNNDAAVIGKMAVPSVNLRLPIVVGLSDNALSTGGGTMKENEKMGKSNYALAGHYMTNKGALFSPLENAKIGDLAYITNMKRVYTYKIYYKKIVPPTAVYLLDDVENQSILTLITCADGGTNRWALQGALVKSQPANKNTLAVFS is encoded by the coding sequence ATGAAAAAGTTCTTTTCGATTTTTGGAACAATTCTTTTATTATTGGTTGCTGTTGCTTTAATCTTTAATCAACCAATCAAAGAATATGCGGTCAAAAGAATTTCTGATCACAATTTGACTACTTTGACTGCTAAAAAAGCTGCTAGTAATGCCAAGAAAAAAGGTGAATTTGATTTTAATAAAGTAAAGCCAATTTCAGCGACTCAAGTTGCCAAAGCTTCAGTGAACAATGATGCAGCGGTAATTGGAAAAATGGCAGTCCCTTCAGTTAACTTACGTTTACCAATCGTTGTTGGTTTAAGTGACAATGCGCTGTCAACTGGTGGCGGTACGATGAAAGAAAATGAGAAGATGGGCAAATCCAATTATGCCTTAGCTGGTCATTATATGACTAATAAGGGTGCACTGTTTTCGCCATTAGAGAATGCTAAAATTGGTGATTTAGCTTATATAACTAATATGAAACGAGTTTATACGTACAAAATTTACTATAAGAAAATCGTTCCACCAACGGCCGTCTATTTGTTAGATGACGTTGAAAATCAGAGCATTTTAACTTTGATAACTTGTGCCGATGGTGGTACTAACCGTTGGGCTTTACAAGGAGCACTTGTGAAGAGCCAACCAGCCAATAAAAATACTTTAGCGGTATTTTCTTAA
- the galE gene encoding UDP-glucose 4-epimerase GalE: protein MSILVLGGAGYIGSHTVDHLCEMNYDVIVADNLATGHRQAINPKAKFYQGDVRDKEFLIKLFQNEDITDVIHFAAFSIVPESMKDPLKYFDNNTAGMISLLQVMHNFGVKHIVFSSTAATYGEPKQIPIKETDPTVPTNPYGESKLAMEKIMHWCDVAYGIKFVALRYFNVGGAKPDGTIGEDHNPETHLIPVVLQVAAGQRDELTIFGDDYDTKDGTNVRDYVHVEDLAEAHRLAMEYLRAGNNSDVFNLGSSTGFSNKEILEAARKATGKEIPAKIGPRRAGDPSTLIADSTKARTILKWQPKYDDVQKVITDAWNFKSKHLNGYEN, encoded by the coding sequence ATGAGCATTCTTGTTTTAGGTGGCGCTGGTTATATCGGTTCACATACAGTCGATCATTTATGTGAAATGAATTACGACGTCATTGTAGCAGACAATTTAGCAACAGGTCATAGACAAGCTATTAATCCTAAGGCCAAATTTTATCAAGGTGACGTCCGTGACAAGGAATTTTTAATCAAATTATTCCAAAATGAAGATATCACTGATGTTATTCACTTCGCAGCTTTTTCTATCGTACCAGAATCAATGAAAGATCCCCTCAAATACTTCGACAATAATACTGCTGGTATGATTTCTCTACTACAAGTCATGCACAACTTTGGAGTTAAACACATCGTCTTCTCCTCTACTGCAGCAACTTATGGCGAACCTAAACAAATTCCAATCAAAGAAACTGATCCAACCGTTCCAACTAATCCATATGGTGAAAGTAAACTAGCCATGGAAAAAATCATGCACTGGTGTGATGTTGCCTACGGTATCAAATTTGTTGCTTTGAGATACTTCAACGTTGGTGGTGCTAAACCTGACGGTACAATCGGTGAAGATCACAATCCAGAAACTCACTTGATTCCAGTAGTTCTACAAGTCGCTGCTGGTCAACGTGATGAATTGACAATTTTTGGTGACGACTATGACACTAAAGATGGTACTAACGTCCGTGATTACGTCCACGTAGAAGATTTGGCTGAAGCCCACCGACTAGCAATGGAATACTTACGTGCTGGTAACAACAGTGATGTCTTTAACCTTGGTTCTTCAACTGGTTTCTCAAATAAAGAAATCCTTGAAGCAGCCCGTAAAGCTACTGGTAAAGAAATTCCCGCTAAAATTGGACCACGTCGTGCTGGAGATCCAAGTACTTTGATTGCTGATTCAACTAAAGCTAGAACTATTTTGAAATGGCAACCTAAATATGATGACGTTCAAAAAGTTATCACTGATGCTTGGAATTTTAAATCTAAACATTTGAATGGTTATGAAAACTAA